A segment of the Candidatus Andeanibacterium colombiense genome:
CAACGCTTCCAACATCGCCATCATCGCCAGGCGTGAGGACTATTTTCCGCTTCTGCGGGAGTTTCTCACCCCCTCGCTGGTGGCGAAGCATTTCTCCGAGGACGTCGCCGGAGCGGTGGAGCGGTTCGAAGCGCCGGGGCTGCACGGATTGAACTTCCTGCTGCACGAAGCGCTGGGCGGAGGCGGCATGTCGTCGATGCGGATCGATCCGCAGGGGAAAGCCTTCGGCCAGCGGCTGCTGGAAATGGAATTACCGCTGCCGCGGGCCGTGGCGGAGAAGCTGGGACTGGCGGCTTCCCTTCCCGCGTAGCCAGCCCGTGAAGGTTGCGGAGATGAACTTGAGCAAGAATATGGACTATCCGGACGTCGAAATGCTGGTGGGCGGCAAGTGGATCATGGCGGATCCGCGCCCGGTTCAGGACCCCTGCAGCGGAGCAGTGATCGGCGAGCGCGCCCACGCGACCGCGGCGCATATCGATGAAGCCGTCGATGCGGCGAGCAGCGGGATGCGCGAATGGTGGGATCTGGGTCCCGCCGGGCGTGAGTCCGTCATGGTCAAGGCCGCATCGCTGCTGCGCGAGCGGGTCGAGCAGATCGCCCGCATCATCACGCTGGAAGAGGGCAAGACGCTGCGCGAAGCACGCGGGGAAATTCTTCGCGCGGCGAGCTATATCGAATGGGACGCGCACGAGGGCCGCCGGCTGTACGGCCGGATCGTCCCATCGACCGACGATTATCAGCTTGCGGTGCACCGGCGCCCGGTCGGCCTGGTCGCGGGCTTCTCCCCGTGGAATTTCCCGATCGGTTCTCCCACCCGCAAGATCGGCGGAGCGCTCGCGGCGGGATGCGGGGTGATCCTGAAGGCGGCGGAGGATACGCCCGGTGCCGCGCGGCAACTGGTACAGGCGTTCGTCGATGCAGGGATTCCGGACGGCGCGTTAAGCCTCGTCTTCGGCGACCCGCCTGCTATCTCGGAACAATTGCTGGCGCATCCGGACGTCCGGATGATCACCTTCACCGGGTCGGTCGCGGTTGGCAAGCATCTTGCGGCGCTGGCGGGCGCGCAGATGAAACCGGCATTGATGGAGTTGGGCGGGCACTGCCCGGTGTTCGTTTCGGCCACCGCGGATATTCGCGCGGCTGCCCGGTCGACCGCGATGGTCAAGGCGATGAACGCCGGCCAGGTGTGCGTTTCGCCCACGCGGTTCTTCGTCGAGGAAGCGGCGTTCGACGCCTTTGCGGAAGAAATGGCCACGGCCGCGGGCGCGGTCCGGCTCGGCAGCGGGCTGGACGAGGCGACCGAGATGGGGCCGCTGATCAACCGGCGGCGTCTGGACTCGATCGCCGGGCTGGTCGACGAGGCGCGGGCGGACGGGGCGGAAATCCTGGCGGGAGGAGCGCAAGCCGACCGCCCGGGCAATTTCTATCCGCTCACTGTGCTGGCGGATGTCCCGGAAAACGCCAGGATCATGCGCGAGGAGCCGTTCGGCCCGGTCGCTCTGCTGGTGCGCGTCAAGGACGTCGATCAGGCGATCGAGCGTGCGAACTCGGTGGCTTACGGCCTCGCGGGTTATGCCTTCACCAACTCCGCCCGCGACATGCAGCGCCTTTCCAGTCGGCTCGAGGTCGGCAATCTCGCGATCAACCATCTCATGGCATCCGACGCCGACCTTCCTTTCGGAGGGGTGAAAGACAGCGGCCTTGGCCGCGAGGGCGGCGCGGAGGGGCCACTGAACCATACCATCGTCAAGACCGTCTCGACCCTGTTCCTTGACGTGAACTGAGAACCAGCGCGGGCAGGGGGTCGCCTGTTCCGCGGGGAGAAACAACGTGCGCCTCGAAGGCAAATTGGCCGTCATCACCGCAGCAGGCTCCGGCATGGGCCGCGCCGCCTGCATCCGCTTCGCCGAGGAAGGGGCGGCGGTCGTCGCGATCGACGTCTCGCGCGAAGGCCTCCGCCAGACGGTCGCCGAGGCAGGCGAGCG
Coding sequences within it:
- a CDS encoding NAD-dependent succinate-semialdehyde dehydrogenase, with the protein product MSKNMDYPDVEMLVGGKWIMADPRPVQDPCSGAVIGERAHATAAHIDEAVDAASSGMREWWDLGPAGRESVMVKAASLLRERVEQIARIITLEEGKTLREARGEILRAASYIEWDAHEGRRLYGRIVPSTDDYQLAVHRRPVGLVAGFSPWNFPIGSPTRKIGGALAAGCGVILKAAEDTPGAARQLVQAFVDAGIPDGALSLVFGDPPAISEQLLAHPDVRMITFTGSVAVGKHLAALAGAQMKPALMELGGHCPVFVSATADIRAAARSTAMVKAMNAGQVCVSPTRFFVEEAAFDAFAEEMATAAGAVRLGSGLDEATEMGPLINRRRLDSIAGLVDEARADGAEILAGGAQADRPGNFYPLTVLADVPENARIMREEPFGPVALLVRVKDVDQAIERANSVAYGLAGYAFTNSARDMQRLSSRLEVGNLAINHLMASDADLPFGGVKDSGLGREGGAEGPLNHTIVKTVSTLFLDVN